CTCCAGCGAGCCGGGCGGGCGTGAATTTCCGTCGCGCAATGCGTTGGCGGGCATTGTCGAATCGCTCAAGGGCGTGCTGTTTCCCATGCGCCTGGGTCCGGTGGACCTGCGCCAGGAAAGCGAAGATTTCTACGTGGGCTACACGCTGGACGCGGCCCTGCATGGCCTGCTGGCCCAGGTGCGGCTGGAGCTGCGCCTGGTAGAGGACGTGCCGGTCGGCACCCAGCCCACCCAGGTGGTGCAGCAGTTTGCCCAGGCCTTGCCCGGCATCCGCCGCCTGCTTGACAGCGATGTGCTGGCCGCCTTCCATGGCGATCCGGCGGCGCGTAGCGTGGACGAGGTGCTGCTGTGCTACCCCGGCATCTTGGCCATGCTGCACCACCGGCTGGCCCACCAGCTGTATCGGCAGGGCCTGCCGCTGCTGGCGCGTATCGTGGCCGAACTGGCGCACAGCGCCACGGGTATCGACATCCACCCCGGTGCCAGCATCGGCCCGGGCTTCTTCATCGACCACGGCACCGGCGTGGTGATCGGCGAGACCGCACGCATCGGCCAGCGGGTGCGTATCTACCAAAACGTCACGCTGGGGGCCAAGCGCTTTAGCACCGATGCCCAGGGCCACCTGGAA
This sequence is a window from Rhodoferax sp. WC2427. Protein-coding genes within it:
- the epsC gene encoding serine O-acetyltransferase EpsC, whose protein sequence is MAAPVFDIGHVVQALHGVRSEWRAAQGRSSEPGGREFPSRNALAGIVESLKGVLFPMRLGPVDLRQESEDFYVGYTLDAALHGLLAQVRLELRLVEDVPVGTQPTQVVQQFAQALPGIRRLLDSDVLAAFHGDPAARSVDEVLLCYPGILAMLHHRLAHQLYRQGLPLLARIVAELAHSATGIDIHPGASIGPGFFIDHGTGVVIGETARIGQRVRIYQNVTLGAKRFSTDAQGHLEKGQPRHPIVEDDVVIYAGATVLGRVTLGQGASIGGNVWLTHSVPPGAHITQARADQQQAPQTVSPSPVTLTI